The Fusobacterium perfoetens sequence AATCCTGAACATTTTATCAAGAATCTTAGATTTTTACTTGCTAATAAAATTTATTATATCAATTATAGTGATTATAAAATGGAAACCATAGATGATAAAGGGAAACAAAGAGATATATATAAATTATCCTATTACCCTCATAGAATAGTGCAATGGGCAGTAGCTCTTCAAGTAGAGGATAGATTTTTAAAGAACTTAATACACGATACTTATTCCAGTATAAAAAACAAAGGTATAATTTTAGGTGTAAAAAGAATTAAAAAAGCCTTAAAAAATGAAGAAGAAACTAGATATTGCCTAAAACTTGATATGAAGAAATATTATCCCTCAATAGATAATTATATCTTATTTGATATTATAGAAACACTAATAAAAGATAGGGAATTGTTAGAATTATTAAGAATGATAATATTTAGTTACGGAATTAAAGGGCAACCTATTGGCTCATTATTATCTCAATGGTTTGGAAATTTGTATTTATCTAAATTGGACCATTACATAAAAGAGAATTTAAAAAGTAAATGGTATTTCAGATATTGTGATGATATTGTATTATTAGGAAGCTCCAAAGAAGATTTAAGAAAAAAATTAAGATGTATAGAGATAGTAGCACAAGAAAAATTAAATCTAACTATCAAAGAGAATTTTCAGATTTTTCCTGTCAGGACTAGAGGAATAGATTTTTTAGGATATCGTTTCTTTGGAGAATACACTTTATTAAGAAAAAAGATATTAAAGAAAATGAAAAAGAAATTAGTACCACTTCAAGATAAGAATATTTTAACTAATTCAGATAATAGTGCTATATGCTCATATAAAGGTTGGTTAAAGTATTGTGATAGTTATAGGCTATGGGAAAAATATTTTACACCATTAAAAGATAAATATTATATATGTGAAAAAGGTTATAAAAGGAGAGTGAACATATGTTTAAAATAGACAAAGAAAACAGAAAAATAATAATTACTGATGAAGTTTCAAGAAAAGTTATAGAAATTAGAGAGGGAGAAGCTTTAAATAGAAAGTTTTTAGAGGGAACACAAGACAAATATAAATGTATCTTAAAACTCATCGAAGTAGACATTGTAGACCCTAAGACTGGAGAAAAAACAGGAAATAAAGAAACAAAGGCATTCGCTCAAAGAGAAAATAACGAGGGTTGGTTAATGGAGTTTGTGGAAGAGGAATACAATTACGCATAAGGAGATGTAAAAATTGGAAAAAATTTTCAAGAATATTAAAGAAAATATATCTTATTTTACAAATGAAAATGATTCTTGTGAAACTATAATAAATAAAATAGTTAAAAAATTAAAAGAAAACAATGTTACTTTAGAGGTTGGAGATTATGAAATTTTAGAGTTTGGAGAAAACTTCTCGAAAGTAAATTTTAAAATCAAAATACAAAACTTAGAGAATATCAAAGAAGAAAATATAGATTTGATATTACCAAATAATTCTTTTTATGATTGTTTGGTTAAAAGTTTTAAAAGAGTTACTGAATTGTATATCATAAAAACTTTTAAAATAGAAAAATCACCTAATACTGAAAAAGAGGGTATCACAGATAAGCAAAGAAGTTTTATAGAGGATAAAATGAAATATAATTCTCAGGTAATAGAGAAAGAACTTGATAAAATGCAGGTATCATCTATAAAAGAGCTTACAAAGGCTCAAGCTTCACAAATTATTACTTTTATTCAAGGTAATAAACATAGAAGTAAAGAATTTTAAGAGGTTATATTAGCAAATTAATAACTTCGAAAAATAATTTTTAAGGAGGAATTTATGAAAAAAAGCTATTTTACAGTAGAAGAAATCAGTCGTTCGGAAATGGCGAACAAGTCAAATATAAAGAATATTCCTAATAGATTAGAACTTCATAATATTGAAACTATAACTATTCCACAAATGAATATTATTAGAGAATTTTTAGGAGTTCCTATCATTGTGAATAGTGGTTATAGGTGTAAAGAATTAAATAGAAAAGTTGGAGGAGTTTATAACAGTAAGCACCTTGAAGGACTAGCTGTCGATGGAATACCAAAAGGTTTAAATCTTAGAGAATGTTGGAATAAACTAAGAGATAGTAAATACGCAAGTCTTTTAGACCAGTGTATTCTTTATGAAAAAAGGGGATTTATACATTTTGGATTTACAGTAGGAATACCAAGACAACAATTTTTTGAAAAATAAGGGGGAGTGATAAATGGGGGTAGTGTTATTATTTTTAAAAAAATTTGTAGTTAAATATTTTACATCATTAGCACTTGAAAAAATAGTTATAATATTTCTTAGAGAGCTAGTAAAAAGAACAGATAGTAAAGTTGATGATGAATTGTTTGAAGCAGTATTCAATCAAACTAAAGTAGGCGAGGAGCAATGAGGGTACTGCTTGAAAAAATGAAAAATATTAGTGAATCTGTTATAGCTATTGTGACAGCTACAAGTGTTATTATAGGAGTTCTATTAGCAATATACAATGGAATATATAGATTAAATCAGACTGTGACTTCAGTTGTAAAGGCTATACCTTTACTAGAAGAACATAATAGATTTTTAGAAATTACAGTTGACTATGACATATATCTTGCAGAAAGTCAACTAAATGAAAAAGGTGGAATAGATATGTTGCTGATGAGAAAATTAGTTCAGTATGAATCGGAACTAGCTTTAACATCTGAACAACTGAATAATATAAAATACTTAAAAAGTAAAAGTAAATATTATCAATAAAAAAATAGAACAGAGAAACAATATAAGAGGGAGAAATCCCTCTTACTTTTTTATTGACGTCTACTTTAGAGAAATGTTATAATAGAATAAAGTTGCCAGTTTCATTCTTAGAGCATAATATTTCTCTAGGAATTACCAATAGTCTAAGTAATTTAGATTATTGGTTTTTTATATTATTAAATATCATTTTAAATTATAAAATAAAAAGTGGTTGTCAATTATTAGTTGATAACCACCTTTTTTAATGCTATAATAAATTATAGATTTTTAGCTAGAAGATAAAAAGTACCCTAAAATTTAGCTCGTATCTAGGCACCACTTTTAAGAATTAATCTCCTAGTTTTAGGAGATTTTTTTTATTATTAAAATATTTTTTATAATAAAAAAGGAATTACTAAATTTTATCTCTTTGGTAATTCCTCTTTATTTTAATTATTTCTTTGAAAACATTGGAACTATTTCTTCTTCTTCATCATAAGCGTCAAACTCTTTTTTTAGTTCAACATTTTCATACTCTAAGAAATACTTTCCAGTTTTTGGTATAGTACAAATTGTATTCTCTCCAAGATATAATATTTGTCCCTCTTGAATGAATAAAGCTCCGTTCAAGAAATCAAGTATTCTTCTTTTTACGCTATCATTTACATCTGATAGGTTTATATGAACATATTTTTGAGCTTTGATATACTCAATGTATTTCAAACACTCTTCAAATCTTTTTGGTTTAAAAAAGGCTATATCATAATTCATATTGTATCACTCCCTATATTTTTTCTTTTATGATTTTTATTATCTCTTCTTCTGTTAATGTAGTCGTAAATCCAGCAGCCTTTCTATGACCTCCACCATCAAAAGATTTCGCTACTTCGTTTACGTCTATATCTCTTTTACTTCTTAGACTTCCTTTTATTTTTCCATTTCCCTCTTCTTTTAGGAAAACTGCTACTTCACAATCTTTATATTCAAGTAATTTTTCAACTATTCCCTCCGTTTCATCTTTTTGAATATTATTTTTTGTCATAAAATCCTTTGTAAGTAAAAATGAAACTAATTTTTTCTCGTTATCTATTTTCATTTCTGACAGAGCAATTCCTAAAGTTCTTATAAATCCTAAAGTTCTACTTCTATAAATTTCGTTTATTATATTATCTCTATCAATTCCTAGAGCTAGCAACTCTCCAGCAATTCTGAAAGTATCCATTGATGTAGAATCATATTGAAAGTTTCCAGAATCTGTAACTATTCCTGTATATAGGCTTTCTCCTGCTAAAGTATCTATTTCAATTCCTAAATCTTTTATAACTCCATAGACAACTTCACTAGCTGAGGAGATATTTTTTACAATGTTTAAATCTCCGTAATTATCATTACTTATATGATGGTCTATATTCACCAAGAAAGCATCTTTTCTTAAATCTGCCACCTTTCCTATTCTTTTAAATACAGCTGAGTCAACAACTATAAAAAGGTCTGCTTTTGGCTCGTCTTTTAGTTCATCAAATTTTTCTATTTTTTCAGTTCCTTTTAAAAAAGAATAATTATAAGGAACTTTATCTTCTAATATAAATCTTATACTTTTATCTGGATATTTTTTTGTTAAAGCCAGATAAAGCCCTAATCCACTTCCTATAGCATCTCCGTCAGGATTAATATGAGAAGAGATTATTATATTTTTACTTTCCTCTATTTTCTGTAAAAGCATATTTTGCCCCTTTCTTTTGGCTAAGTTTTTCTTATATTGTATTATACATTATTTGGGACTAAATTCAAAATATTTTTTTATTTCTTAAAAACTCCCTTTAACTTTTGATAGCTGTCTTCTGGGTTATGTCCCAATTTTTTCGCCATCAAGTTCATAACAACTATTTCTACCATTGCCGCAGCATTTCTTCCAGATGACATATATAGCTCAGCCTTATAAACCTCTTTATCCAATATTTTATCTGTTCCAGTAGAATAGTTTACCCTTGTCAAATAATCATCAGTTTCTTGCTCTTTAATCTCGATTATAGCCTCTACATTCTTGCTTAAAACAACAGAACTCATTCCGTATAAAGTTTTTATATCAATTATTCCAAGACCTCTTATCTCCATAAAGAATGGTAATTTTGACGCAGTTCCTATAACTTCTCCATCTGTACTTTTTCTAAATTTTACCAAGTCATCAGCTACAAGTCTGTGACCTCTATGGATAAGCTCAAGAGCTGTTTCACTTTTTCCAATTCCACTTCTTCCAGTTAAAAGGACACCAAGTCCATACATCTCTAAAAATACTCCGTGGACTGTAAGAGTTTCCGCAAATTGTTGCTCTAAATATGAGTTAAGACTAGCAATTACTCTTGATGGAGTTTTTTCTGATGATCTTAACACAATTTTTTTATTCTCTTTTACCAATGTCTTAAAATCTTCAGGAAGTTTCAAATCTCCACACAGTATTATGCTTGGAAAATTGTACGAAAAGAATTTCTCCAAATTTTCCTTTCTCTTATTAGGAGGTAGTTGCTCTAAATATTCAAGCTCTATGTTAGTTATAAGTTGTAAACCTTTATTTTCATAAGTTTCTTCTTCCAAATTAAAATATCCAGAAAGAGCCATTGCAGGTCTTGTTATACTAGTAGATGTTATATAGTTTTCTTTTAGATAATCTTTTCCATATAATATCTCTAGTCCATTATTAACTCTTACGAATTCTTCCATAGAAAGTTTTTTTTCGTCCATATCTTCCCCTCTTTTTTTTCTCGCTCTTTTTTCCATAATAATTCTTTGAGATTCTTCCATAAAATATTTTGCTGAGTTTACTCCAAGAAGTTTTAATCTCGAGTCAATAGCAGCTGTCTCTATTACTACTGCCAAGTTTCTTCCCTTTCTTGCTGGAAGAGTGATTTTCTTTATAGGATAATCAAGTATCTCCTCATAAACTTCATCAAGTCCAAGTCTATCATAAAACTTTTTATCTTGCCATGGCTCTAACTCCACAATAAGCTCTATTTTCTTACTCATCTCGTTAGATATTATCCCAAAATTCAAAGTAAGATTTATATCCTCTTGATCTTCTCCCATAAGCAAGAAAAAATCTTTCTCTGGGTGTGTAAGAACTCTTGTATTATATCCAATAAGTCCTCTGTCTGTTTCTTTTACCAAGATATTAGTATCAGAGATAAATTTATGTCCTCTTTCAATAAGCTCTATTGTAGCTCCCATTTTAATATCTCTTTCACCTTTTAGGATAACTCCCATTCCGTACACATCAAGAAGAATAACATCATTTATTATAGTCTCTCTTCCTAGCATATTTCTCAAATAATCATTTAAATCTCTTATAAATTCAGTGGTTCTATGTTTTGTTCTAAGCACCACCTTATTATAAATCTTAGCTCTTTCTAAGATTGTTTCCACATCTTTAACTTTAGAGCTAAGTACCAAAGCTGGAAATTTATGAGAAAAATATTGGTCTAGTATAGCGTCTCTTTTTTCCTCACTAAGTCTTGAAAGATATTCACTTTCTTTATGTCCCATTACGTGAATAGATCTTTGAAGTTCCTCTTTATCCATAAAAAATCCAGTAAATTCATAACCAGCTCTATGGATATCATTTGCCATTATATTTTGTTCAAAATCTCCGTCAACTAATATTTCTAATTTAAAATGTTTTACTATATCTCTAAGAGTTACTGTTTTTTCTTGACCTATCACTTATTGCCTCCTAGTTATTTTTCGTCGATTTTTATCTCTTTGATTATTTTATTTTCATCTAAAAAAGCCATTCTCAAAGTGTTGGTATTTTTATTCTCCTTAACGATTATATTTTTTATTTGGTGTAAATACCCTGCCTCTTTATAGCATAAGAAACATACTATTACCCCTATCACTGTATTAGTTATAAATAACAATATCTTTTTTAAAATCTTCATCTTTTAAACTTCCTTTTTAAATTTTTCACAAGTATAAAATGAACCACATACAACTATTACTTTTCTACCAAAAGATTTAGCTATTTCATAAGATTTTTTCATATCCTCACAAACCTCATAAATACTTGATTTATCAGAATGTTCATAGATACTTGCTCCCTCTAAACCTCTTGGATTTTCACTTAGAGAAGTAAGGATTATCTTATCACTCATATCTTCACAAATTTCAAGCATCTCATCTATCTTTTTATCTTTTAATATAGATACAATAAGTACCACTTCATCTTTTTTATAACCTTGTTTTATTATTTTTCTAAGGTTGCTCATTCCATCTATGTTGTGAGCTCCCTCTAAAACTGTCAACGGTTCATTTTTATAAATTTCAAATCTACATTGCCATTTAATTTCTTTTACCGCGTCCATTATCACTTCATCAGATATTCCCAATCTTTTTAAAGCCTCATAAGCACATAGGAAATTTTTTACTTGATAATCTCCAAAAAGAGAAAGTTTATATTTTTTATCATCTATCTCTATATTAGTTACAAAGTTTTTAAAATCTAATTTATAATCTATATTTTTATATTTTTCCAAAACATTAGTATAATCTTTTTTCTTTTCAACTATCGCTTTTAAAAATTCTGGATTGCTATCTCCTACTATTACATAGCTTTTATCTTTTATTATTCCCGCTTTTTCTCTAGCTATTTCATAAATAGTTTTTCCTAGATATTCAGTATGATCTATTGATACATTAGTAATGATAGCTATATCAGAATCTACAACGTTAGTAGCATCAAATCTTCCGCCCATTCCAACTTCCAACACAACATACTCTACCTCTCTCATTGAGAAATATAAAAACATCATAGCTGTTGTTACTTCAAAGAAAGTAGGTGTTATTTCTAACTCTTTTATTTTTTCTCTTACAATTCCATATACTTTTGTTATATCTTCATCAGATATATCTTGACCATTCACTCTTATTCTTTCATTAAACTTTAAAATGTGAGGAGAAGTATATTTTCCTACTTTATATCCTTGTTTTAAAAGTACAGTTTCCACTATTGTGGCTGTTGACCCTTTTCCATTAGTCCCTGTAATATGGACTATTTTATAATTTTTTTCAGGATTTCCCAAAGAATCACATATTTTCTGAATATTTTCTAGCCCCAATTTAATTCCGTGTAAGGAATAAGAATATAATTCGTTTAAAAGTTCGTTCATTTCCATTTTATCACATTCTTTCTTAATAAATTTATCTATAAGAGAATTATAACATATTTTTTATGATTATAGAATTTTAATTTTATATAGAATAATAATTTTTTTTAAGGTATAATATAGTAAGTTAATTTAGCCATTAAGGAGGATTATTTTATGGAAAAAAATTTTGTTCATTTACATCTACATACTGAATATAGTCTTCTTGATGGAGTTGGAAAAATAGAAGAGTATATTGAAAAAGCTAAAAGTTTAAAAATGAAAGCTTTAGCTATTACTGACCACGGAAATATGTTTGGAGCTATTGAAATGTATCAAAAAGCTCTTGCTAGTGGTATCAAACCAATTATCGGAATGGAAGCTTATGTTTCGGAGTTTGGGGCAGAGTCAAAAGAGGGAAGAATTTTCCATTTGGTTTTACTAGCTCAAAACAATACTGGTTATAAAAATCTTATAAAAATCTCATCTTTTGCTTATACACAAGGTTTTTATTACAAACCAAGAGTTGATAAAGAATTTCTTAAAAATCACAGTGAGGGGATTATCGCCCTTTCAGCTTGTATGCAGGGAGAAATTTCGAGAAGAGTTTTAGATAGAGAAAGTGACGAAAATATAGAAAAATCTATAAATGAGTATATAGCTATTTTTGGAAAAGATAATTTTTATATAGAAGTTCAAGGAAATGGAATAAAAGAACAAAAAGAATTAAATAAAAAGTTAAAAACTTTGGCAGAAACTTTTGATTTAAAGCTTGTAGCTACAAATGATACTCACTATGTGAATAAAGGAGATGACACTTTACAAGATATTCTTCTTTGTATTCAGACTGGTGCTAAAGTTTCTGAAGAAAAAAGAATGAGGATTGAAACTGATGAGTTATATTTTAAATCTCGTGAGGAGATAATCCAATCACTCGGAGAAGAATATATCGAGGGAGTTAATAACACTGAAGAGATTGCTAGCCGTTGCAATGTTTCTATTGAGTTTGGAAAGTTTAAATTTCCTTATTATGAAATTCCAGAAAATTTTTCATCTACAAGCGATTTTCTAAAACACCTTGTCTATAAAGGTTTAGAAGAAAGATATCCTTTTGGTATATCAAATGAAATTTTAGAAAGAGCCGAGTACGAACTTTCTATCATCAATAGAATGGGGTATGCTGAATATTTCGTCGTTGTTTGGGACTTTATAAATTTTGCTAAAAATAATAATATTCCAATAGGACCGGGAAGAGGTTCTGCTGCTGGAAGTTTGATTGCTTATGCTCTTAAGATAACAGAGCTTGACCCTTTAAAATATAATCTGATTTTTGAGAGATTTTTAAACCCTGAAAGAGTTTCAATGCCAGATATTGATATTGATATTTGCCAAGAAAGACGTCAAGAGCTTATTGACTATGTAACAAATAAATATGGAATTGATAAAGTTGCTCAGATTATAACTTTTGGAACTTTAAAAGCTCGGGCTGCTATAAGAGATGTTGGACGTGTCCTTGATGTTCCTATCTCAAAGGTTGATAAAGTTGCAAAACTTATTCCTTTTAACTACTCAATAAAAGATTCCCTTGAGGAGATAAAAGAGTTTCGTGATATTTATCAAACTGATTCTCAGATAAAAAAAATTGTTGATTATTCAAAAAAATTAGAAAATAAAGTAAGACACTCATCTATCCACGCTGCTGGTATCGTTATCACAAAGGATTCTTTAGACGAAACTGTCCCAGTCTTCAAGGATAAAGATTCTACAGTTGCCACACAATATCAGATGAAAGAGTTAGAAGACCTTGGACTTTTAAAAATGGACTTTCTTGGTCTTAGAAATCTTACAAACCTACAAAGAACCATTGATTATATAAAAGAAAACTTAAAAGAGGATATAAATCTTTCAGATATTCCTCTTGATATAAAAGAAGTTTATCAAATGCTTTCTGAGGGAGATACTCTTGGAGTTTTCCAACTTGAATCTTTAGGAATTAGAAAACTTTTAAGAAGATTAAAACCGGATAAATTTGAAGATATTATCGCCTTACTTGCTCTTTATCGTCCCGGTCCTTTAGGTTCTGGAATGGTTGATGATTTCATAAACTGTAAAAATGGTATCTCTCAAATAAAATATCCTGATGATTCCTTAGAAGACATTTTAAAAGGTACATACGGAGTTATACTTTATCAAGAGCAGGTAATGAGTATTGCCAATAGAATGGCTGATTACTCTTTGGGAGAAGCTGACCTTTTAAGAAGAGCTATGGGTAAGAAAAAATTTAGCATAATGAATGAAAACAGAGAAAAATTTATCTCTCGTTCTATGGCTAAAGGTTATTCTGAAGAAATTGCTAGTGAAATATTTGATTTGATTTACAAATTTGCTGGTTATGGATTTAATAAATCCCATTCGGCAGCTTATGCTTTAGTTGCCTATTGGACAGCTTATTTCAAATATAAATATCCAAAATTTTATTATGCTGCCCTCATGACATCTGAGATGAAAAATATTGATGATATTGCAGTGTATCTACAAGATGCCAAAAGACACAATACTATCATCGAACTTCCAGATGTAAATAAGCCTGCATCAAAGTTTATTGTAAAAGATGGAAAGATTCTTTTTGCTCTATCTGCTATCAAAAATGTAGGAGAAAAAGTAGCTGAAAGTATAAAAAAGGAGTGGGAAGAAAATGGAGATTACAAATCCTTTGAAGATTTTGTTATAAGAACTAAGATTTACGGAGTAAATAAAAAAACTTTAGAGGCTCTTATATTTGCTGGAGCTTTAGACTCAGTTCCCGGTAACAGAAATGAAAAACTTTCATCACTTGGAAAACTTATTGACTATGCTACTAAGGTTTCAAAAGAGGACGAGATTCAACAAATGAACCTTTTTGGAGATGCAAAATCCACTATTAACTCTTTTACTTTAGCAAATGCTCCTGATTTTTCATTGGAAGAAAAGTTAGAAAAAGAAAAAGAGGTTCTTGGATTTTATTTCAGTGGACACCCTCTTGATAAATATATAAATCTTATAAACTCCTTTGAATATACTCCAACAAATCTTGTAAAAAATGAGCAAGAAGGAAAAGATATTCAACTATTTGGTATTTTAAGAAATATAAAAAAAATAGTTACAAAAAATTCTGGAGAGATTATGTGTGTATTTGAGATAGAGGACTTTACAGGAATTGTTTCTTGTATCGCTTTTCCTAGAACTTTCACAAATTTCCAAAATGAGTTTTTAGAGGGAAACAAAGTATATATCCAAGGTAGTATCCAAGTAGATTATTTCAATGGAAACGAGAATAAAAAAGTCATTGTAAGAACTATTTCAAGTATAGAAACTGTCCTGAAAAGACGCTCTTTGACTACTTACATACTTTTGCAAGAAAAAGACAAAGATAAATTTTCAAGTCTTTTAAATATTTTAAAAAAACATTTAGGAGAATCTCCAGTTTATTTCGCTCTTAAAACAGAAACTAGAAAAGAAGTGAAGTTATCCAAATATAAAATTACACCTGATATTTATTTTATTGATAAAATTACAAAATTATTAGGTGAAAATTGCTTAAAGTTTAAATAAAAAGCTGATTTTTTGTTGATAGTTAATTTTATTTGTGATAAAATAAATACATATCTTAACTACTTATTAATATTGAAAAAATTTTGGGAGGAACTGTGGAAGATAAGCTAATAATCGATAGATTAATTGATATCCTAACTAAAAATGAGCTTTCTGAAATAAAATTTCAGGACAAAGATTTTAAAATAAACATAAAAAAAGATATCACAATAAAAGAAGAGGCTCCTGTGATTGAGCCTGTTGAAGAGGTTTCTTCTGAGGAAGAGGATACAATATATATAAAATCAGCTAATATTGGTAAATTCTTCTTCTATGATAAAACTGGTGTTCCTTTGATAGCTGTTGGACAAACAATCAAAGTTGGACAAACAATCGGATATATTTCCACTGTTGGTATAAAAACTTCTATAAAATCAGAAGTAGCTGGAACAGTTGAGCAAATACTTCTTAAAAATGGAGAGGTTACTGACTATGGAAAAAATTTAATAAAACTTAAAAAAATAGTTGATTAGTTTATAGTTTGGAGGAAATAAATTGAAAAAATTACTTATTGCTAATAGAGGGGAGATTGCAGTGAGAATTATAAGAGCTGCCAAAGAGCTTGGAATAAAAACTGTAGCTGTTTATTCTGAGGCAGACAAAGATAGTCTTCACGTAAAAATGGCTGACGAAGCTGTTTGTATAGGACCTGCTGCTGCTATTGATTCTTACTTAAAAATTCCTAATATTATAGCTGCTGCTGAGATAACTGGTGCTGATGCTATTCACCCGGGATATGGATTTTTAGCTGAAAATTACAGATTTGCAAAGATATGTAGAATTCACAATCTTATCTATGTTGGCCCAAACCACGAATGTATAAAACAGATGGGGGACAAAGCTACTGCTAGACAAAAAGCTATTGAAAATGATGTACCTGTAACTAATGGTACTGGAATAATAATAAATATAGAAGATGCTAAAAAAGAGATAGCTGAAAGAATTGGTTACCCTGTAATGATAAAAGCCACTGCTGGTGGTG is a genomic window containing:
- a CDS encoding acetyl-CoA carboxylase biotin carboxyl carrier protein — translated: MEDKLIIDRLIDILTKNELSEIKFQDKDFKINIKKDITIKEEAPVIEPVEEVSSEEEDTIYIKSANIGKFFFYDKTGVPLIAVGQTIKVGQTIGYISTVGIKTSIKSEVAGTVEQILLKNGEVTDYGKNLIKLKKIVD